Proteins found in one Oryza glaberrima chromosome 4, OglaRS2, whole genome shotgun sequence genomic segment:
- the LOC127770437 gene encoding tyrosine-protein phosphatase RLPH2-like, with translation MDGQDRVVTIIGRCVCLPGLLGNWNSTFPLFLWCVISNLWETGNDAGGEMSPPPPPPPPRAVICVGDVHGYISKLESLWANLQSALPPDAFATALVVFLGDYCDRGPSTREVIDFLLALPSRHPAQRHAFLCGNHDLAFAAFVGALPPPPDGTPFSSTWGEYIQNEENEGWYRGPGHEGMHCQGRRWGGIMKEKRNPKRGSSYMGSIYDARPTFESYGVAHGSPDLVKAVPEEHKKFLRELVWIHEEENVPIDTNEGQIICKLIAVHAGLERSIDLNEQFRILRTKDTKISKVAMLSGRQDVWNIPKDLAGKQTIVVSGHHGKLHIDGLRFVIDEGGGYADRPIAAIVFPSKELIRSTEGTSSQNRSRYHQE, from the exons ATGGACGGTCAGGATCGTGTTGTCACCATCATCGGACGGTGCGTTTGTCTCCCTGGGCTACTTGGAAATTGGAATTCTACTTTTCCTCTCTTTCTGTGGTGTGTTATCAGCAACCTGTGGGAAACAGGaaacgacgccggcggcgagatgtctcctccgcctccgccgccgcctccccgcgcggtGATCTGCGTGGGAGACGTCCACGGCTACATCTCCAAGCTGGAGAGCCTGTGGGCGAACCTCCAGTCCGCGCTCCCGCCCGACGCCTTCGCCACCGcgctcgtcgtcttcctcggcgACTACTGCGACCGCGGGCCCAGCACCCGCGAGGTCATCGACTTCCTCCTCGCGCTCCCGTCCCGCCACCCCGCGCAGCGCCACGCCTTCCTCTGCGGCAACCACgacctcgccttcgccgccttcgtcggggcgctgccgccgccgcccgacggcACCCCGTTCTCGTCCACCTGGGGGGAGTACATCCAGAACGAGGAGAACGAGGGGTGGTACCGTGGCCCCGGCCACGAGGGGATGCATTGCCAGGGGAGGAGATGGGGCGGGATCATGAAGGAGAAGAGGAATCCCAAGAGGGGGTCATCGTACATGGGCTCCATCTACGACGCGCGCCCTACCTTCGAGTCCTACGGCGTTGCTCATGGATCCCCAG ATCTTGTGAAGGCTGTACCTGAGGAGCACAAAAAATTTCTGCGCGAATTGGTTTGGATCCATGAGGAG GAAAATGTACCCATTGATACTAACGAAGGACAGATTATTTGTAAGCTTATTGCGGTTCATGCTGGCCTGGAGAGGTCGATTGATTTGAATGAACAGTTTAGAATTTTGAGAACTAAAGATACAAAGATATCAAAGGTTGCAATGCTAAGCGGGAGGCAGGACGTTTGGAACATACCAAAG GATCTGGCTGGCAAGCAGACCATCGTTGTAAGTGGACACCATGGGAAGCTCCACATTGATGGCCTCCGATTTGTCATCGATGAAGGTGGCGGATATGCAGACAGACCTATAGCTGCTATTGTGTTTCCTTCGAAGGAATTGATCAGGAGCACAGAAGGAACTTCATCCCAGAATCGATCCAGATATCATCAGGAGTAG
- the LOC127770436 gene encoding histone deacetylase 9, protein MLEKDRIAYFYDGDVGNVYFGPNHPMKPHRLCMTHHLVLSYDLHKKMEIYRPHKAYPTELAQFHSADYVEFLHRITPDTQHLYENELRRYNLGEDCPVFDNLFEFCQIYAGGTLDAARRLNHKTCDIAINWAGGLHHAKKCEASGFCYINDLVLGILELLKYHARVLYIDIDVHHGDGVEEAFYFTDRVMTVSFHKYGDFFFPGTGDIKDVGEREGKYYAINIPLKDGIDDSGFTRLFKTVIAKVVETYLPGAIVLQCGADSLARDRLGCFNLSIEGHAECVKFVKKFNIPLLVTGGGGYTKENVARCWAVETGVLLDTELPNEIPDNEYIKYFAPDYTLKVSNVNMDNLNSKSYLSSIKVQVMESLRAIQHAPGVQMQEVPPDFYIPDIDEDELDPDERVDQHTQDKQIHRDDEYYEGDNDNDHEDGAR, encoded by the exons ATGTTGGAGAAAGACAGGATAGCCTACTTCTACGATG GCGATGTGGGCAATGTCTACTTTGGGCCAAATCACCCGATGAAACCACATCGACTTTGTATGACACATCATCTTGTGCTTTCATATGATCTTCACAAGAAGATGGAGATATAT AGGCCCCACAAAGCATATCCAACAGAGCTCGCACAGTTCCATTCTGCTGATTATGTGGAATTCTTGCATCGGATAACTCCTGACACCCAACACCTGTATGAAAATGAATTACGTAGAT ACAATCTTGGAGAAGACTGCCCAGTCTTTGATAATCTGTTTGAGTTTTGCCAAATATATGCTGGAGGAACTCTAG ATGCGGCTCGCAGATTGAATCATAAAACATGTGATATTGCTATCAATTGGGCTGGTGGATTGCATCATGCAAAGAAGTGCGAGGCATCAGGGTTCTGCTACATTAATGATCTGGTTTTGGGAATTCTGGAGCTTCTCAAGTACCATGCCAGGGTTCTCTATATTGATATCGATGTTCATCACGGGGATGGAGTTGAAGAAGCCTTTTATTTCACTGACAG GGTAATGACTGTAAGTTTCCACAAGTATGGTGATTTTTTCTTCCCTGGCACAGGTGATATTAAG GATGtaggagaaagagaaggaaaatattATGCCATTAACATTCCACTTAAAGATGGGATAGATGACTCCGGCTTTACTCGCCTTTTTAAAACA GTTATTGCCAAAGTTGTTGAGACATATCTGCCAGGTGCTATTGTTCTTCAATGCGGGGCTGATTCCTTGGCACGGGACCGTCTGGGGTGCTTCAATCTGTCCATTGAAG GCCATGCTGAATGTGTGAAGTTTGTCAAGAAATTCAATATCCCTCTACTG GTGACTGGGGGTGGTGGATACACAAAAGAGAATGTAGCACGCTGTTGGGCTGTTGAAACTGGTGTTCTTCTAGATACGGAGCTCCCAAATg AAATTCCAGACAATGAATACATCAAATACTTTGCTCCAGATTATACATTGAAAGTATCGAATGTGAACATG GACAACTTGAATAGCAAGTCATATCTAAGTTCAATCAAAGTGCAAGTCATGGAGAGTTTGCGGGCCATACAACATGCGCCTGGTGTTCAGATGCAAGAG GTTCCACCAGATTTTTATATCCCAGATATTGATGAAGATGAGCTGGATCCTGATGAACGTGTAGATC AGCATACCCAAGACAAGCAGATTCATCGCGATGACGAGTACTATGAAGGTGACAACGACAATGATCATGAGGACGGGGCCCGTTGA